ATGCTGCTCGCGAAAGCGCACTACATCAAAGCCGCATTCCGGGCGCGCAAAAACCCTGCGGCGCTCGCCCCGCTTCTTGGAGCGGCGCTGCTCTGGCGCTATGCCGTGGGTAGAGCAGGCGTCGACGAGATCGTCGCCCGCGTCGCGCATCTCTTGGGCGCGCCGGTCTACGCGATTCGCGGCGCCGATCCCGTGCTCGCCATGGATTGTGACGGCGCCGAGGACATCGAATACGCGCGTCAGGCTTCGCTGCGCGAAGCCACAACGCCGGAGCGGACTCCGTGAACGAAGCCGCCGGACGGACAAAGACGAATCAGTTAGTGCTTTCGGTGTTCTGGTTCGCGTGGGAGGTGCACTGGGCGGCGCTCCTCGGCGCGACCCTGCAGAGCGAGATCGCGCGCTTTGTGCCGGAGACTTTTTTCGGGCGCGCCACCGCCATCCTCGGCGGAGTCGGTGCGCTGCTGTCCATCGTCGTGCAATTCGGCGCCGGTCGAGCGTCCGATGTCGTGCGCCGGCGCATGCCGTTCATCATCGTCGGGACGCTGCTGGATATCGTCGCCTTGTACGCATTCGCGTTCGCGCCGTCATTCGGCGCGGTCGTCGCAAGCGTCGCAGCGGTGCAGATAGCGCTCAACATCGCGGGCGGCCCGTATCAAGCGCTCATTCCGGACCGCGTCCAAAAGTCGGAACAGGGACGTGCGTCGGCGTTCATGGGGCTGCTCCGCCTCGCGGGGACGGCCGGCGGATTGCTGCTCGCCAAGCTGGTCGTGAGACAGCCCGGCCCCGAGGTCACGCAAGCGATGTACGGGTCGAGCCTGCTGACGCTCGTGACCCTCCTCTCGATCACGCTGTTGGTCGCGCTGGCGATCACGGTGTTCGGAGTCCGCGAGAGACCCGCCGACGTCCCGCCACCCACGCCCATCACGGCGTGGTGGGAGAGCGCGCCGAGCTTCATCGCGCTCATCGTCTCGCGCACGTTTGTCATGGCGGGCTTGTATCTCGTCTTGCCG
This window of the Candidatus Tumulicola sp. genome carries:
- a CDS encoding MFS transporter, encoding MNEAAGRTKTNQLVLSVFWFAWEVHWAALLGATLQSEIARFVPETFFGRATAILGGVGALLSIVVQFGAGRASDVVRRRMPFIIVGTLLDIVALYAFAFAPSFGAVVASVAAVQIALNIAGGPYQALIPDRVQKSEQGRASAFMGLLRLAGTAGGLLLAKLVVRQPGPEVTQAMYGSSLLTLVTLLSITLLVALAITVFGVRERPADVPPPTPITAWWESAPSFIALIVSRTFVMAGLYLVLPFLGFYLRFALGVRQYQSTSLDILLLMVGCSLIGTVPAGFVGDRISKKSIIYIALFMLTLGALALVFTRSLGPIYAVAVFIGLGWGAFYSVDWALACNLLPPGRAGALMALWNLGSSAPQVAAPVIGGLLVDYVGAGPAGLSAGYRAVFGLIVVCVVVGAIALAFVREARAGMDKRTQVSRLEM